In one Methanobrevibacter arboriphilus genomic region, the following are encoded:
- a CDS encoding DUF6882 domain-containing protein: MKEKAIKIEDSDSFQTIFTKYGAIALDKQECFGEIIGDTIGNLNIDDGVISFGDDLEFPVQIIGTLSNENNKWHWAWDNEEVNFPENLIKESFDVKKIGEKYSIGQFTTDVFDADLLESHLIAMTVSGIMDDDAYYAVDLGEVTIFVTIKSDKIQKDNSIERFINVYNKFQKEFDVKPRLAFEAYTKLRGYKYKERDEFSVAKIDESRVIVGFSERGNVTHIQTMLE, translated from the coding sequence ATGAAAGAAAAGGCAATAAAAATAGAGGATTCAGATTCATTCCAAACAATATTCACAAAATATGGGGCAATAGCTTTAGATAAGCAAGAATGCTTTGGTGAAATTATTGGAGATACTATTGGGAATTTAAATATTGATGATGGAGTTATATCTTTTGGAGATGATTTAGAATTTCCAGTACAGATAATTGGGACCTTATCCAACGAAAATAATAAGTGGCATTGGGCATGGGATAATGAAGAGGTAAACTTCCCTGAAAATTTAATCAAAGAGTCTTTTGATGTTAAAAAAATTGGTGAAAAATATAGTATTGGTCAGTTCACTACCGATGTATTTGATGCTGATTTACTTGAATCTCATTTGATAGCTATGACTGTTTCAGGCATTATGGATGATGATGCTTATTATGCAGTTGATCTAGGAGAAGTTACAATCTTTGTAACTATTAAATCTGATAAAATTCAAAAAGACAACTCAATTGAAAGATTTATAAATGTTTATAATAAGTTTCAAAAGGAATTTGATGTTAAACCAAGACTTGCATTTGAAGCTTATACTAAACTTAGAGGCTATAAATATAAGGAAAGAGATGAGTTTTCAGTAGCTAAAATTGAT
- a CDS encoding LL-diaminopimelate aminotransferase, with amino-acid sequence MSVKINENYLLLQNSYLFIEIARRIDEFQKNNPEVDIIRMGIGDVTKPLTPAVLNAFKKAVVEMGDEKTFMGYGPEQGYPFLIETIIKNDFEPLGVNLELDEVFISDGSKCDTGNIQEIFDLNNKIAVTDPVYPVYVDTNVMAGRTGHIKDNGMYEGLVYLPCIQENDFVPELPKEKVDIIYLCFPNNPTGTTLNKEQLAKFVEYAKENESIILFDAAYEKFITEDDVPHSIYEIDGAKEVAIEFRSFSKTAGFTGTRCAYTIVPKELKAVDSYGNLQSVNELWNRRQTTKFNGVSYPVQKAAEATFTEEGKKEIMDNIEYYMNNSKIIRESLANIGLSVYGGVNSPYIWVKTPNDMDSWDFFDLLLNEANVVGTPGAGFGSSGEGYLRLTAFNSLENTKKAMKRISELSF; translated from the coding sequence ATGAGCGTAAAAATTAATGAAAATTATCTTTTATTACAAAATAGCTATTTATTCATTGAAATTGCAAGAAGAATTGATGAATTTCAGAAAAATAACCCCGAAGTTGATATAATTCGTATGGGAATTGGAGATGTAACAAAACCTTTAACACCAGCTGTTTTAAATGCTTTTAAAAAAGCTGTTGTTGAGATGGGTGATGAAAAAACATTTATGGGTTATGGCCCTGAGCAAGGTTATCCTTTTTTAATTGAAACAATTATAAAAAATGATTTTGAGCCATTAGGCGTTAATTTAGAGTTAGATGAAGTCTTTATTAGTGATGGATCAAAGTGTGATACTGGTAATATTCAAGAAATATTCGATTTAAATAATAAAATTGCTGTAACTGATCCTGTTTATCCAGTTTATGTAGATACCAATGTAATGGCTGGTCGAACTGGTCATATTAAGGATAATGGTATGTATGAAGGATTAGTTTATTTGCCTTGTATTCAAGAAAATGATTTTGTACCAGAATTACCTAAAGAAAAGGTAGATATAATTTATCTCTGCTTCCCAAATAATCCTACTGGGACTACACTTAATAAAGAACAATTAGCTAAATTTGTAGAATATGCAAAAGAAAATGAATCTATAATATTATTTGATGCAGCTTATGAGAAATTTATAACTGAAGATGATGTTCCTCATAGTATTTATGAAATAGATGGAGCTAAAGAGGTAGCTATTGAATTTAGAAGTTTTTCAAAAACTGCAGGTTTCACTGGAACTAGATGTGCATATACTATTGTTCCAAAAGAGCTTAAAGCTGTAGATAGCTATGGTAACTTACAATCTGTTAATGAACTTTGGAATAGGAGACAAACTACAAAATTTAATGGTGTTTCTTATCCTGTTCAAAAAGCTGCTGAAGCTACTTTCACAGAAGAAGGAAAAAAAGAAATAATGGATAATATTGAGTATTATATGAACAATTCAAAAATAATTCGAGAAAGCTTAGCTAATATAGGTTTAAGTGTTTATGGTGGTGTAAATTCTCCTTATATTTGGGTTAAAACTCCTAATGATATGGATTCTTGGGACTTTTTTGATCTTCTTCTTAATGAAGCAAATGTGGTTGGAACTCCTGGTGCTGGTTTTGGTTCTAGTGGAGAAGGTTATTTAAGGCTTACTGCATTTAATTCTTTAGAAAACACTAAAAAAGCAATGAAAAGGATTTCTGAATTATCTTTTTAG
- a CDS encoding flavodoxin family protein codes for MKIMAFSGSPNKEGSTNTIIKKILNTADENNHETALVSLNSLNINPCQACGYCKENESCDLDDDINKIHKEMEDADYIIVGSPIYFGEVTAQTKLFTDRFYSIYNNENRNVDGKKVILIYTQGNPDTKVYEEYIKNQKAFLYDFMNFNVVNTLIAAGIHSKEDLNQKNEVLKEAGNIAMRIA; via the coding sequence ATGAAAATTATGGCATTTTCAGGAAGTCCAAATAAGGAAGGTAGTACAAATACAATAATTAAAAAAATACTAAACACAGCAGATGAAAATAATCACGAAACTGCATTAGTATCTTTAAACAGTTTAAATATAAATCCTTGTCAAGCTTGTGGATATTGCAAAGAAAATGAATCATGTGATTTAGATGATGATATAAATAAAATTCATAAAGAAATGGAGGATGCAGATTATATTATTGTTGGATCTCCAATTTATTTTGGTGAAGTTACAGCACAAACTAAACTATTCACAGATAGATTTTATAGTATATATAATAATGAAAATAGAAATGTTGATGGGAAAAAAGTTATTTTAATATACACTCAAGGAAATCCTGATACTAAAGTTTATGAAGAATATATAAAAAATCAAAAAGCATTTTTATACGATTTTATGAATTTTAATGTTGTAAATACATTAATAGCTGCAGGAATTCATTCAAAAGAAGATTTAAACCAGAAAAATGAAGTACTTAAAGAAGCTGGAAACATTGCAATGAGAATTGCTTAA
- a CDS encoding FAD-dependent oxidoreductase, with product MESNRIVGDVTAGTTAKITITSGLIYSNLLSKFGKDFALKFYMANFDAFNTISNIVNEFNIDCDYRVSPLCLYSSDENSFHLIKDEYDSLEELGVHAKLTDELPYPHKGLGILHDNQGEFHPKKYLNFLADSIDGNGSFVFEKTRVFSIEDAPKDLFYDSDLKKISNGNYNDLKLIHTENGNILANFVVVATNSPIYDPDSVCNFMHQNKSYIMGVYTNKNKDSGMFVDINPFHSYRSTNTDKGEMVIVGGEHHDIGEVEDTWECYKNLSNYIEEIFDTTDIEYFWSNQDNRAVDEVPIIGETSHNGVYIATGFGSWGMTTGTISANVISQLILNKLGKKRIKLNEGKENLRIDDYINIFDPQRFKDKEGHKDIEECLNRLDRGSKIENSDTYELNDEESQCLSKYLLELDFEEAKIVNIGNHSVAIYKDIDSNFYGVESRSTHSGCTLVWNTAEKSWECPKFGSRFSFNGKVIHGPAIYDLKSYI from the coding sequence ATTGAATCTAATCGTATTGTTGGTGATGTTACTGCTGGAACAACAGCTAAAATCACTATTACATCTGGTTTAATTTATAGTAATCTTTTATCTAAATTTGGAAAAGACTTTGCTTTAAAATTTTATATGGCAAATTTTGATGCTTTTAATACTATTAGTAATATTGTCAATGAATTTAATATTGATTGTGATTATAGAGTTTCTCCTTTGTGTTTATATTCTTCTGATGAAAATTCTTTTCATTTAATTAAAGATGAGTATGATTCATTAGAAGAGCTTGGAGTTCATGCAAAACTTACTGATGAGTTACCATACCCTCATAAAGGATTGGGGATATTACATGATAATCAAGGTGAATTTCATCCAAAAAAATACTTAAATTTTTTAGCTGATTCTATTGATGGTAATGGTTCTTTTGTTTTTGAGAAAACACGAGTTTTTAGTATTGAAGATGCTCCAAAGGATTTATTCTATGATTCTGATTTGAAAAAGATTTCTAATGGTAATTATAATGATTTAAAATTGATTCATACTGAAAATGGAAATATTTTAGCTAATTTTGTAGTTGTAGCTACTAATTCTCCTATATATGATCCAGATTCTGTCTGTAATTTTATGCATCAAAATAAGTCATATATAATGGGAGTTTATACTAATAAAAATAAAGATTCTGGTATGTTTGTAGATATTAACCCATTTCATTCTTATAGATCAACTAATACTGATAAGGGAGAAATGGTTATTGTTGGTGGTGAACATCATGATATTGGTGAGGTTGAAGATACTTGGGAGTGTTATAAAAACTTAAGTAATTATATTGAAGAAATTTTCGATACAACCGATATTGAATATTTTTGGTCTAACCAAGACAATAGAGCTGTAGATGAGGTTCCTATAATTGGTGAAACTTCACATAATGGTGTTTATATAGCTACAGGATTTGGAAGTTGGGGAATGACTACTGGAACTATATCAGCTAATGTTATTTCTCAATTAATATTAAATAAACTTGGTAAAAAGAGAATAAAACTTAATGAAGGAAAAGAAAATTTAAGAATAGATGATTATATTAATATTTTTGATCCTCAAAGATTTAAGGATAAAGAAGGCCATAAAGATATTGAGGAATGTTTAAATAGGTTGGATAGAGGATCTAAAATTGAAAATTCTGATACTTATGAGTTAAATGATGAGGAATCTCAGTGTTTATCTAAGTATTTGTTAGAATTAGATTTTGAAGAAGCAAAAATTGTTAATATTGGAAATCATTCAGTAGCAATTTATAAAGACATTGATTCTAATTTTTATGGGGTTGAATCAAGATCTACTCATAGTGGTTGTACTCTTGTCTGGAATACAGCTGAAAAATCATGGGAATGTCCTAAATTTGGGTCAAGATTTAGTTTTAATGGAAAAGTGATCCATGGACCTGCAATTTATGATTTAAAATCATATATTTAA
- a CDS encoding TipAS antibiotic-recognition domain-containing protein, whose translation MVSDKDLFDGMSENNKNRYKKDTINRYGKRSFKKADKKLKKMSPAEWENYQSNLNNLIQDIANSMDKNEYNSKKVQKLIFKHFKLVGTLNPTNKESYIELANLYCEHEDFIVFFDNYHKGLAQFMSKAMIYFANNNSRN comes from the coding sequence ATGGTTTCTGATAAAGATCTTTTTGATGGAATGAGTGAAAATAATAAAAATAGGTATAAAAAAGATACGATCAATAGATATGGTAAGCGTTCATTTAAAAAGGCTGATAAAAAGCTTAAAAAGATGAGCCCTGCTGAATGGGAAAATTATCAATCTAACTTAAACAACCTAATTCAAGATATAGCCAACTCTATGGATAAAAATGAATATAATTCAAAAAAAGTTCAAAAATTAATATTTAAGCATTTTAAATTAGTTGGGACTTTGAATCCAACAAATAAAGAATCATATATTGAGTTAGCAAATCTTTACTGTGAACATGAAGACTTTATAGTGTTTTTTGATAATTATCATAAAGGATTGGCCCAGTTTATGTCTAAAGCTATGATATATTTTGCAAATAATAATTCTAGAAATTAA